Proteins encoded in a region of the Triticum dicoccoides isolate Atlit2015 ecotype Zavitan chromosome 3A, WEW_v2.0, whole genome shotgun sequence genome:
- the LOC119267182 gene encoding cytochrome P450 90D2-like produces the protein MSVSWPAPSTCAAAGALLAAAWLLCFRLLPAVARPRRRAMKTGAQLPPGSFGWPVVGETLDFVSCSYSPRPEAFVDKRRLRYGSAVFRSHLFGSATVVTADAEVNRFVLQSDARSFVPWYPRSLTELMGKSSILVINGGLQRRVHGLVGAFFKSPQLKAQVTADMQRLLAPALASWRHQGPGARLRIQDHAKTIVFQILVRGLIGLEAGPEMQQLKQQFQEFIVGLMSLPIKLPGTRLYRSLQAKKRMARVIQRIIQEKRRRRALDGPPRDAIDVLMGAGSEELTDELISDNMIDFMIPAEDSVPVLITLAVKFLSECPLALQQLEEENMELKMRKTDLGETLQWTDYMSLSFTQHVITETLRVGNIISGIMRKAVRDVEVKGHLIPKGWRVFMYFRSVHLDDMLYEDPCKFNPWRWKEKDMSTSSFTPFGGGLRLCPGLDLARLEASIFLHHLVTSFRWVAEEDHIVNFPTVRLKGGMPIRVTAKD, from the exons ATGTCCGTTTCCTGGCCGGCGCCGTCGACGTGCGCGGCCGCCGGGGCCCTGCTGGCCGCCGCGTGGCTGCTGTGCTTCAGGCTGCTCCCGGCCGTGGCGAGGCCGAGGAGGCGGGCGATGAAGACGGGGGCGCAGCTCCCTCCCGGCAGCTTCGGGTGGCCGGTCGTCGGCGAGACGCTGGACTTCGTCTCCTGCTCCTACTCCCCGCGCCCCGAGGCGTTCGTCGACAAGCGCCGCCTCCG GTACGGCAGCGCGGTGTTCCGGTCGCACCTGTTCGGGTCGGCGACGGTGGTGACGGCGGACGCGGAGGTGAACCGGTTCGTGCTGCAGAGCGACGCGCGGTCGTTCGTGCCGTGGTACCCGCGGTCGCTGACGGAGCTCATGGGCAAGTCCTCCATCCTCGTCATCAACGGCGGCCTGCAGCGGCGCGTCCACGGCCTCGTCGGCGCCTTCTTCAAGTCGCCGCAGCTCAAGGCGCAGGTCACCGCCGACATGCAGCGCCTCCTCGCCCCGGCGCTCGCCTCCTGGCGCCACCAGGGCCCCGGCGCCCGCCTCCGCATCCAGGACCACGCCAAGACG ATTGTGTTCCAGATCCTGGTGCGGGGTCTGATCGGGCTGGAGGCAGGCCCAGAGATGCAGCAGCTCAAGCAGCAATTCCAGGAATTTATTGTCGGACTCATGTCCCTTCCCATTAAGCTGCCAGGGACTAGGCTCTACAGATCCCTCCAG GCCAAGAAGAGGATGGCCAGGGTGATACAGAGGATCAtacaggagaagaggaggaggagggccctCGACGGGCCGCCGAGGGACGCCATCGACGTGCTCATGGGCGCCGGCAGCGAGGAGCTCACCGACGAGCTCATATCCGACAACATGATCGACTTCATGATCCCCGCCGAGGACTCCGTGCCGGTGCTCATCACGCTCGCCGTCAAGTTCCTCAGCGAGTGCCCCCTCGCCCTGCAACAGCTCGAG GAGGAGAACATGGAGCTCAAGATGAGGAAAACCGACCTGGGTGAAACCTTGCAATGGACTGACTACATGTCCTTGTCATTCACGCAGCAT GTGATAACGGAGACGCTGCGAGTTGGGAACATCATCAGCGGGATCATGCGCAAGGCGGTCCGCGACGTCGAGGTGAAGGGGCATCTCATCCCCAAAGGATGGCGCGTGTTCATGTACTTCCGGTCGGTCCACCTCGACGACATGCTCTACGAGGACCCCTGCAAGTTCAATCCATGGAGGTGGAAG GAGAAGGACATGAGCACTAGCAGCTTCACCCCTTTTGGTGGTGGGTTGAGGCTGTGCCCGGGCCTGGATCTGGCCAGGCTGGAAGCTTCCATCTTTCTCCACCACTTGGTCACCAGCTTCAG GTGGGTGGCCGAGGAGGACCACATCGTCAACTTCCCCACCGTGCGCCTCAAGGGAGGCATGCCCATCAGGGTCACCGCCAAGGACTAG